The Megalops cyprinoides isolate fMegCyp1 chromosome 11, fMegCyp1.pri, whole genome shotgun sequence genomic sequence GAGCCATCGTTAGCGCTGCTCATGCCTTCAGCTTCACTGCATCGCAGGGTCTGCCGAGGCAAAACGGCGTGCAAAGAAATGGCAAGATGTTCCAGATCCATGACCAACACTGAATATGAGACACAGTtctatgttctattgtgctggaagtggctgtggataagagcgtctgctaaatgaatgtaatgtaatgcagtagtcagtacacacacatgGGTACGCTTTGGGAAGCTCAGTCCAATAGGTCAACTGCTGGCAGATATTTTGTTTAAGGATGATAATGACATTCAAcagaccaaaggaaaaaaattgctgtttctaaacatgaaaaataactgcatatATCCATGCATGATAAAAAGGTCTTATGAAGTTCTTGCAACTCCAGCTTCAGCTCTCAGTGTAAGGAACGACTACTGTGATGCTGGATACAGTACATTATaatttttagtatttttcttAGCAGCTTACACTTTCATGTAATATCCGACCATTTGTACAGGTGATCTTCCAGAAGCAAGGTTAAACACCCTTTCTCAAAGGTACAGTAGTAGTACCTTACCTAGAGATCAAATCTGCAGCCATCTGTAACCAACAAGCCCAGTTCCATACACCACACTACCACACTACATAAAGCACAGTAGACAGTGACAACCAAACTACCACActatataaacatacagtagTCAGTGAGAACTACACTACCACACCATATAAAGCCCACAGTAGTGTAAGTGAGTGTGCTCTTCGCTGTCTGAGTGTAATGACTATATAGAATGAATATATAGAGTCGATATGACACATACCAGGATACTCACATTCCTTGGCGGTGACAGAAGTGTTAACAGTCTCTTGGAGTGTGGGGTTCAGGACCGTGCAAGTCACCATTTGACCTTTGGAGATGTTGACCCACAGACTGCTTTGCACTGAGGTGCCATTATGGGTGGTTTTAATTTCGTGTGGGTGGAGAGTGTGGTTCTGGATGCTCCAGCTGACAGTGCCTTCAGGGAAGCCCCCCTGACTCCCGCACAGCACCTTTGCCAGTCCCGCCCCCTCTATGCAGGAGATCGTTACCTGTGGTTTCTGCCACCTTGCTGGAGGAAGGAGACAAACGTAGACAAGAAATAACTTGTACACCTATCCTGTAGAGGCATAGTTTTTCTATCTTTATGGCAGTGTACGTCTCTTTcctttttagtttttgtttttgaactgaaacaaacagtTCAACCAATGCAAAAATCAGCCCAAATAAATGATCTCCCAAGAAAAGTGATATTCAGTCAAGATTACTATTAAAGTCTTACCTGTAACATTCAGGGCTATGCGGCAAATCATCTCAAATCCCAATTCAAAATTCTTTTGAAAGAGAACATCCACCTCAGTTTGGTAGTCCTCAGCTATCACAGTGGTAAGCTTGAGGGAAAAGTTTCCAAAAGGTAATTCGTCCATGAAGAGGCTTGTCCTGTTTCGATAGAGCCTGTTTTGTCGGTTTATCTCCACAGCTCCCTTGTTGTACACATAAGCCACTTTGGGCTCGCTTTCACGTGCCTTGTTACTCCCCTGCCAGTAGATCCGGGTTCCACTGAGGTCCATTGGTTTGCCATGCCCGATAGAACATGGCAAGATGACAGACTCTCCAATTGTTGCGGTAACTGAAATGACTGGAATCTCAGCTGCTCTAGTCCTCTGACACCCTGctaaataaccaaaaaaaaaatcaatacagtgTGCTTGCTATCATGTGTGTACTAGAGCTTTCAAAGACCCAGCTGAAGTATGGACACCCAGAAGAAGGACAACCTGGTACCAGATGGGCAGACCCCATAAAGTGGCACAATTTTTATCGCTGGGACTGGACTGAAACAGGTTTACCACCAAGTTACCACAAAACgtttttgaaacatttcaacTTTGCAGCAATATTCCAGTTataaaaaacattgtgaaaatgtaatgcGTATGCTTCAGTCTTGTATAATTCACACAGTCAATGAGAACAAATGTGAGCAACTCCTGGTCCTGGCAAATAGAACTAGAATagtagaatatatatatatatatatagaatagTTTATAGTCTATGAACCTGAGTCTTCAACTAAGCATAGAAGACATAGAATTACTACATTTTTACCATCTGTTAAAACTGatcaaatgtatgtatttggGCTGTAGGTTGAGTGGTAGCACAGGAGGAGTTTACTGCAAGCTCAATTCACAAATTTCCAGCATGGCCGTTCTCTGCTAGGCACTGCCCATGGGGAATTTGGAAAGAGCAGACTCATGGTCTGCTAATTTATGGTAACAatggaaacattaaaatattccttTGATCTTTTTTACtggaaacacacatgcatgcatgcatgcatatgtgtgcacacccacacatactctctcacacacacacacacacaaccaacccacacatactcacacacacacacacacacaaccaacaaATGGTTTTGtctaaataaagaaaagctaaAAGACGTAGCAAACATTTCTCAGTGAAGATCTTTTAAAACAATGCCGCATGGAATGAAATTTACACAGCTACGTACTTAGACAATGGGATGGTGTGAAATATTATAACTGCAAACTGAATTCTTAAATTCTACCAGAAAGGAATCCTGTAGCTAAATATAGGTATAGTTACATCACatcatacaaacaaacaacacttGTTTATATTCTGGGGGATATTACTGAATTTTGCTTGATCTTAGTGTGACAGCTATAAATAACATATCTGGTGAGTTGGTTCACAAAGAATGCTACAATTTTCCAAAAGTCCCAAGCTCCCAGTTCTGGGTGATCAGAAAGAAAGTAGATAACTTTGTGTGAGAGCTAATTGGCGTTAGCAGAAGTTGTCAAGATGGGCATGAGTCACTGTCTAGCTTAAATGTCAGGTAAGTCCCAAAATAGTTGTCATTTCTAATTTGGCTACATTTTCTAGAAAAgcagtcaaaacaaaaattcCAGTCCCTCTTCTTCTAAATCTGACTGAGAAAGGAACACTGTGTTGTTTAGGGATTGAAAGAAAGGCATGTGCTGAGACAAGTACAAGTACACCCTAACAGAGCAGATAGTGATCAGGAATTGATATACATACAGTGGCAGTCAAAAGTtaggacacacctgattaaggtgatgggaaacatgtattcaaGGACATCTTCatctaaagacttgtgcttaaatgcttgaaatttgtttcttaaacaaatacaaacggtgaagttgatgccaatgtttgaatttctttccaaaagatttttaactttaaaaatgttttttggccACTTTGAcgaatctaaaatatatgatgaaagattgtatttgtttataacacttttaggtcactgcataattccatttgtgttatgtcatagttttcatgtcttcagtattattctaaaatgcggaaaatagtaaaaataaacaacgaaaaatgtgtccaaactttttactggtactgtatattggCGAACAGGAGTGGGTTTAAGGATGGAGTGACGACGATGCCTGCACAAGCATCAGGGTACTCTGGGAGTGTATTCTGAGCAAAGGGGTCTGTTAAACCAAGGTGTACTCAGCTGCCATTGGCAGTGACATTTCAGTGTGTCATTCCTCTGTTCAACATACAGCATCACTTGTATAGATGAAGAGAGCTGGTCTACATTTTGTTCAGTCAGGCACAATGGGTCAGGGAAGGGACCACGGCAGCAGGGACTGTAAGCCCTCAGTGTTGATTCAGCAAGTGGAAAATCCCGGGTGAGAAAGAAGGAACTTCTCACAGAAGACTGTAGAGAGGAAGGAGAACAGAGAGTGAAAGGCTCTGTAATGGCGTCATCACAATGATGATGAAATGGAGCAAAGAGCAGCCTGATGGTCCATCCCTGACGGTCACTATAGGTCACTGGGCAGAGGCAGCCTTCAGATTGTACCATTTTTCCGCTGAAGTTCTCAGTTCCACAGTACAGACAGTGGGCtccaactcttttttttttttttttttgcttgccaGGTCACCACAGGGGCAAAAGTGTGTATTTCACTATTTCACTACAAAACCAAGCTGactcttttttcacattaaaacattggGATTTTGATCCTTACTGTGAGATTATTAGCAAATTCGTTTTTGttatgtaatacacacacacacagaagcacactaCCGCTGAATCCAAGGTCGAAGCCAAAGGCTGTAGAAGAGGAGATGGTTCAAGCTAGCTTGAAAAAGAGGTGACTTTACCATGTGCCTGAAATGGACAAGGCAAAAATCTTAGGTTTAAACTGATCAAAAAGCAAGGAGAACAGCAGCCAGTGTTGAGTAGGGTGGAGTATCGTTTGAATCTTATCGATTCCGGTTCTGCTTATCGATTCCAATTCTTATCGATTCCCCGTTTCGAttccaaaatggtaaaaaaaaaaaagaggtcaaatGTTGAgacacatacaataaaaaatgtatgatccacagacatgtgcattaaaaaatcttaaataatAGAAATGGAGAGACTATTTTAGTGTTCtggtgacaaacacatgcatctttATTTGTCCTATATTTTACTAGTCAAGTACATCACACACTATCCCCActatcaacaaataaacacctcGTCCAGAAGTAATTTTGACCGTCAAGGCAAGCAAATGTAAAAGCGTTATagacttaatctaaaatggattaaacGTATTCTTTTGGCAGTCAATCTgcacacaataaaatataatgacaaagcaaaatatttttttcaaaatctttgcaaatttattaaagattatactgaaatatttaatttatgtaagtcTTCAGACCCTTTGCAATAGCATTCCAAATTGAGCTCAGGTCCATTCTGTTTCCTTTGATTATCCTTGAGATGTCTATAGAACTTGACTGGAGCCCACCTGTGGCAAATTGAATTGATTGTACATGATttagaaaggcacacacctgtgcatATAAGGTCCATTATTCACAGTgaatgtcaaacaaaaaaaccaagtCATGAAGTCCAAGAGGCTATCCATAGTCCTTCACAATCAAACAGTGTCAAAATGTATATCTGGGCAAGGGTATAAAACCATTTCTAAAGCCTTGAATGTTCCCAGTAGCACAGTGGGCTCTGTCATTGTGAAATCTAAGAAGTTTGGAACCACCAAGACTCTTCCTAGAACTGCCCATCTGACCAAACTCAGTAAACAGGCAAAAAGGGCTTTGGTcagagaggtgaccaagaacaCAATGGCCACCCTAACAGAGCTTTACCAGTCGTCTGCAGAGATGAGAGAACCGGAATGACAACCATCTCAGAAGCACTCTGTCAATCAGGCCTTTATGGTAGAGTGGCTAGGCACAAGCTACTCCTAACTAAAAGGCATATGACAGCCTGTCTGGAGTTTAACAAACTGCACTTAAAGAATGCTGAAGGCATGAGGGAAAAGACTCTAgtctgatgagacaaaaattGAACTCTTTGGGCTGAACTCCAAATGTTACATCTAGTGAAAACCAAGTACTGCTCATCACCAAGTACTGGCGAATACCATCCCTATaatgaaacatggtggtggcagcatcatgctatgggggtgcttcTCAGTGGCAGGGACAGGGAGACTGGTTAGAATTGAGGGAAGGGTGAAGGCAGCCAAATACAGAGAGTGCACACAACCTCAGATTGGGGCGCAGGTTCACCTTTCAGCCCGACAATGACTCAAAGCATACAGCAGAGACAATGCCGGAGTGGCTTCAGGAGAAGTctctgaatgtccttgagtggctcagtcaaaGTCCGGACTTGAACCCCATATAATATCTATGGAGACACCTGAAGCTGGTGGTTCACAGACACTCCCCACCCAATCTTAGCTTGAGAGGATCTGCCAGGAAAAAACTGCCAAAATCCAGGTGCACAAAGGTTGCAAAGACTTGCAAAGCCAGTAATTGCTGCCAAAAGTGCTTTTACAAAGCTTTGaataaagggtctgaatacttatgtaaatgagaaatttcagtttttgatttttaataaatttgcaaaaaattctaaaatgtctttgcattATGGGTTATTATGTATAGACTGATAgccaaaaaaatacatttaatcaattttagattaagtctataactcaacaaagtgtgcaaaaagttAAGCGGTAGGAATATTTTCCAGAGCCACTGTATTTCTTACCTGGAATAGAACACGGACAGTTGCATTTTCATGATAGGTTAATATCCTTCTTACAattatatgtgaaaatgtatgaaatacataaacacattacaaaagttattaaaatgacacagagctgcagtattttgtatttttacaaaaGGCCTTCAGGAGCAAAGTAAAGTCACTACAGATGAGCATGAATTGTAGCAGTTTGATATCCCCAGCAAGACAGAGCAGAACTGTGACTACTAGCAGAATTCTTTAACAAACATGATTTAGGTCattctacattttaaaatgaatgaataaaatatcagGGTACATGACAAAAAATTTATGGTCAAGACCAAATCTATTGCCCCATCTGACAAGGCAAAAACCTCTCCACAATTCTTCATGCAGATTGTCCCATTGAGGACTTTTTTTAACTACCCATCCAAAGCTTTTATGCTTCTTTTATACACTTTTATATACAGAGAGAAATTACACATGCACCCACAGTAATTTGAATTGAGATATggaaaaatattgttaaaaaaatgtatctacGTATACTAAATAGAGGAAAAACCAATTCCACATGTACACCTGTTTCActaaacaaattatgttttacatgGTCACACTATTGACAATACTTCATGCACGCTAGATTTCCACAGATTGCCATCAAATGCCCCTTTTTGCACCACGGTAACATAATGCGTCGAAAATTACAAAGCGACATATCTAAAGTAGCCTACATATGCATGTCCATTCACAACGAAATTGAAACACACTTATGCTCAACACGTATGAATTAAATGGCCATTATAACTaacgcaaaaacaaaaactcggGCCCCAATTCAAGAACTTTGGTATTCAATCCATCCTAATCTACTTCATACTACGACTGTGACTTCTGGGGGAAATAAATAAGCTATGTTAACATTTATCTCATAATATTATCATATATCATAATATTATTTACTAATTATCATTGATGATACGGCTGATTGATAGGAAGTTGAAAAGAAGCTGACTGAATAACTAGCAAATAGCCCATGTCAATACGCAACGTGTATGGATAGTTCTGGCAGTCGATGAAAGTCGATCACAGTACTAATTCAAGAGACCACGAATTTGTATTGTCGCTTTCATCTGGTTGACGCCAAAAAAGAACATATTCCCTGGGAGATGCCGTTACATTCTGACAGCAAGTCAGAGAAAACAACTTAAAAGGACTCCTGCCCCGTCCGTAAGGTACCTTAAACTAAACACAGGCATTTTACAAGTTATTTGCGGACGCGTGGGAACAGGAGTTTTAAAGCGACTCAAGTGAGTAGTAATGAACAGGTATTCGAGGCTCACTTCAGAATTACGCATGGCAATATTCGAAATAAAAATGGTCAAATTTGTTAACCGAAGTTCTCCATCGCTAATGTGTTTAATTGTGTGTAAGAGACTCacccagcagagacagcagaatgATGAATACTCTCAGCCGTGCCATTTCAGTGTCCATGCAGATGAAACAACAGGAGCAGCTGAGTAGAATGAACTCGTAGCAGAGGTATAATGTCAACCAATTTAAGACAGCTTGTGTGGTCTCTTCTACACTCACTAGTTAGTAAAATCTCGGTTTTCAGTGAGGTTGCATTAAGTAGAGTCGACGCATTTCCACCATCAGCATGTTACAAGTTGAGGACAGAGAACACGTTCTTAACCAATTAGGATGTAGCTAAATAAATCCAGTGGACTTCACTCCGCCGCTATTGAGGCGAAGGGGAACTTGCGTTATGGAATGACTCATCCGTAATCGTGATCTCACTGAGAAGGGAAGACGCACGTTCTGTTTAGATTTATTCACGTCAGCGCGAATGGGCTTTCTGGAAACACACAGTCCTCCCTCTCCACGAATGGATATACGGATCCGTGTTGCTTTAGGATATTTACACAATTTACCCAGGTTTTGACCAGCAGGTGTTACCTGCGTTGTTGGGTTTGCAATCCATGCTGCACTACTCTGATCTAATGTACATATACAAGCAATTTTCACTTTTGGcatttcagtgctgttaaaaCACAATGCTAAGTGGAAGTACTACGCACTGTATTGATCTCTCAAAGTGGTCTGATCCCCTCAGAGGAGTTTGTGCGTGTCCGCTCAGAGATGCAGCATATACTTGGCTCTCACAGCCATGCACAGTGGCAGGACGCATAGActcctctttctcactgttCCAGTCCAGACAATGAGAGAATTCTGTAATCCCCCCAGATTCcgctgtttctgtgtaaatggGCAGGGTGTGGACCTGTCCCTGGTGACCAAAAGAATGGCCAAATCTGGAGGCCACCTGGTCTTATAATGGAACCTAACCCACCTtatcacaaaacataaaaagtacCGCTCCAAAAGCAGGGTTGTTTTGGCTTTTAGATAGGCCTGTATCACGCAGCATAAGAAAGGCACACTGAACACTTCACCATGCCCCTTGTAGCATAACAGCACTACAGACGGACATGGGCTTTCCATGGAGCTGTCGGGCCACAGGAGCTCCTCACTGACACAGGAAATCTTTTCAAAGAATAAATGAATCCTCAAGCTGTTCTGTATGTAAGGGGTTGAGGGAGCTAGAGGTGCTGAGTCTTCCACCATATGAATGATAATTGCTACATATATTAATATACGTGACACATGTTCTGCttctctgctgtcagtcatAGTAAGTTTGTGATCGTAAAAGTCCTTCTATCATTCCCCCCCTACTCATCCTTATGCCTTATCATCCTCTCTGCAGGGGTGTGGAGCCACACCCGGAGGGAACTGACACATGAACTGACACACTTATCATTTAGATCACACGGGTATCACAATGAATGGGTTCAATTAAAACGGTGGGACGCAACCCAGTCATGGTCACAGAAATCATgacaaaacaacacatacacacacacacacacacacaaacacagtaacgcacacacacaaacttgacTTCTGATGAAACAGTATTAGAGTTGCAATTTCTTTacaatgattttgattttgagatGCTGCTGAAGGCAAGAGTGTGTAGTATAGTAATGttctgatgttttgttttggtaatgAAAGTTACCATTACCACCAAAGCTACATTTCAGTCCACAACCACATGATGGCGCCCTTGCCCATACGTTTGAAAGAAGGATTCAGATTCTTATGATCGGTTGTATTATCCATACCGGTGTTTGTGGTCAAACTACACAACAAGTTCCCACAGGtgtttgaaaatatgtgtgAGCTGTCGGCATTGCTTTTTTCTCACgttctctcttttttggcaCAATTTTTTCAACCTATTTTGATGCATGTTGGAATTTCCATGACTTTTAATTGTGACTGAATGTCAGAACTTTGTTTAAATGTGGCTCCGCTTATAACATGAAGATAAGGGTAAGTGATATCAGCCGGAATTATTTCCGTTAtcatagttttgttttaaagttgCTGTGATGTAGAATTATGATAACATTGCTACAACATTACAGAAGTGTGGTAAGCATACTGCATCTTACAGTACctgaatttaaaaatcattggGTACCTGTGATCCTTCgttctttttttcatggaatTCTTAAGCTCCATGAATGCCTGTATCAGGGGCCAGTggaattgttattattttgccTGCTTACTCATGCACATAGCTATTTTAATGTCTCACCCAAAAGCAAAGAGCAGAGTACTTCCTCAGTGCCTGGAATTTTAACCGATGCAGGTATAATGGACTTGCCCATGACCACACGATTTCAGTCATAATCTCACTTATGTCTCACAGCTCCCCGCACACAGGGTAGTAGTGTAGAGGAGAGAGAATAAACCACAGAATAAACAATGCATGGCACAGAGACTAACAGGTTAGCAGGTAATTTGTGTGTCAACCAGTTGACTAAATTTCAGGAAGTCACCTTCATCCAGACTCCATACAGTTATAAAGGTGGGAAACTATGTGGCATTAACACTTTTTTCAGGATGCTACATGCTTTTAATTGCTGTGTTGGGTCTATTCACAAGACATACAATACATCAAAACAGTTTATGGTATGTGTAATTAACAAATGCTTTCAGAATTTTTCTGATACAAACACATGAAGAGATTGCCcgatgtaaaaaaaattccaaggTAAACCATTATTAgagtggtttatttttaaacaacttCACCTTGATCTAAACCATTATAGGGAGGTTTACTGAGAAAATTGTGCTAAACGATTAGAGGCAGAGATTTAAATCAAGATAAATGGCAGGACTATTTGGTAGCCTTATAAGGTTGGTTGCTGTAGAATAGATGTTGGAATATGAGCCAAGATAGATGTAGGgttaatattttacacaatatcAATTAGCCTTTGTGAGCACCCACTCAGTGAACTGTACTGGGCAGAAATTTGAAGCGCACATCTGATGGAATGCCGTGCGTAGTCCAGTAATTTAGTAACTATGGTAGTGACAGCGGTCACCCCCAGCCTCCGTGCTTGGTGAGAGGAGCGTGTGTCATGGAGACAATGATTTAGGAAACtcattgacctttgacctccacAGTGAGGCATGGTGTATAAATCTCCCATGGAGCTGCAGTACCAGGGAGAGTACCATACTCCAGGACTGCAGAGGGCCTCTGTGGAATTTCCCCCAGAGCAAACACAATAAATCACTGGCACAGGTATTTAATGTAGTGAATGTTTCTCAAGAGCAATGTCCTCTTTCATtgtgtccatgtttgtttgCACAGGACATTAAAAAGACAGGGCTCACACTGAAAAGACACAGCTTCACAGAGCTAGAGGGCCCGGGAGGGACCTCACTGAGATAAGAACTGCCCTGGTGTTGAACAGGCCATGAGGGCATGAATACAAGCTGGCAGGCTTACAGTAAATACTTTATCAGACTGTTTATGGCTAATGGAGTCCAAAAGCTGAAGCCTGATGAAGAACAGGGCTAGAGGCATTAGATTAATACAGTTCATGGACTTTCCTGTAGCCAGACCAGCTCTGAATTAAATCTAAAAATGACAGactttttggaaaataaaagtcTACGAGGAAATGAGCTGCTTTCAAGAcaatgtcatttagcacattTCATAAGTTGTCCTAAAAGAGAGGCCATGTTATACATGGAgtaggaaaaatataattttacaagTTCTAGTGGGCATGTTTGTGAAGGGACTGCTATTATAGATGCAGATATATGAAACCAAGAGTGCAGAGAGGTGGGAGTAGGGGACTCAAAAGCCTTTGAGTCCCCGCGCTAATTGTTTGAAGTGTATATCCAGCACCACCTCTCCATGGCAGAGTGACAATGGCCCATTGTGGCTTTAAAGAGGCCGCAGTGGACATATTTATGGTCCTGTTTGCTTTAGACCCCTCCAGTAAACACACCAGCAGTGTGCTTTAAAATTAGCCACCGTAAGTGATGTGGGCAGTACGCACACGCagcgttcacacacacacacacacacacagccacggCAAACCTAATTAATAGTTTCTACAGGGGAGTGTGTACACAAAGAGCTCTTGTCCCGCTGTGTTA encodes the following:
- the LOC118785970 gene encoding butyrophilin-like protein 2 isoform X1; protein product: MDTEMARLRVFIILLSLLAGCQRTRAAEIPVISVTATIGESVILPCSIGHGKPMDLSGTRIYWQGSNKARESEPKVAYVYNKGAVEINRQNRLYRNRTSLFMDELPFGNFSLKLTTVIAEDYQTEVDVLFQKNFELGFEMICRIALNVTARWQKPQVTISCIEGAGLAKVLCGSQGGFPEGTVSWSIQNHTLHPHEIKTTHNGTSVQSSLWVNISKGQMVTCTVLNPTLQETVNTSVTAKECEYPGKDNGHPGSPGGVGSVAVVAAVCGVVAVAALLLINKTKRRFWGDSAEGFPKNIEHDCKIKG
- the LOC118785970 gene encoding butyrophilin-like protein 2 isoform X4 — protein: MDTEMARLRVFIILLSLLAGCQRTRAAEIPVISVTATIGESVILPCSIGHGKPMDLSGTRIYWQGSNKARESEPKVAYVYNKGAVEINRQNRLYRNRTSLFMDELPFGNFSLKLTTVIAEDYQTEVDVLFQKNFELGFEMICRIALNVTARWQKPQVTISCIEGAGLAKVLCGSQGGFPEGTVSWSIQNHTLHPHEIKTTHNGTSVQSSLWVNISKGQMVTCTVLNPTLQETVNTSVTAKECEYPGKDNGHPGSPGGVGSVAVVAAVCGVVAVAALLLINKTKRSCTCCQNQSPGI
- the LOC118785970 gene encoding butyrophilin-like protein 2 isoform X2, which gives rise to MDTEMARLRVFIILLSLLGCQRTRAAEIPVISVTATIGESVILPCSIGHGKPMDLSGTRIYWQGSNKARESEPKVAYVYNKGAVEINRQNRLYRNRTSLFMDELPFGNFSLKLTTVIAEDYQTEVDVLFQKNFELGFEMICRIALNVTARWQKPQVTISCIEGAGLAKVLCGSQGGFPEGTVSWSIQNHTLHPHEIKTTHNGTSVQSSLWVNISKGQMVTCTVLNPTLQETVNTSVTAKECEYPGKDNGHPGSPGGVGSVAVVAAVCGVVAVAALLLINKTKRRFWGDSAEGFPKNIEHDCKIKG
- the LOC118785970 gene encoding butyrophilin-like protein 2 isoform X3, yielding MDTEMARLRVFIILLSLLAGCQRTRAAEIPVISVTATIGESVILPCSIGHGKPMDLSGTRIYWQGSNKARESEPKVAYVYNKGAVEINRQNRLYRNRTSLFMDELPFGNFSLKLTTVIAEDYQTEVDVLFQKNFELGFEMICRIALNVTARWQKPQVTISCIEGAGLAKVLCGSQGGFPEGTVSWSIQNHTLHPHEIKTTHNGTSVQSSLWVNISKGQMVTCTVLNPTLQETVNTSVTAKECKDNGHPGSPGGVGSVAVVAAVCGVVAVAALLLINKTKRRFWGDSAEGFPKNIEHDCKIKG